One window of Candidatus Nitrospira kreftii genomic DNA carries:
- a CDS encoding hypothetical protein (conserved protein of unknown function), giving the protein MLELYQFEECPYSQKVRRQLSEWRIDYILRNVPRDVEQRTQLMNLSGQAKVPTLVDSDRDQILAGDEEKILSYLNAFYKPPEPVKEPPPLPGKATSVEEPSFPEEATGDQKKADFKGYA; this is encoded by the coding sequence ATGCTTGAACTGTATCAATTTGAAGAATGTCCCTACAGTCAAAAGGTTCGCCGGCAGTTGTCGGAGTGGAGGATCGATTATATTCTCCGCAACGTTCCGAGAGATGTGGAACAACGCACCCAACTCATGAATCTGTCGGGGCAGGCAAAAGTGCCGACTCTTGTCGATAGTGATCGTGATCAAATCTTGGCGGGAGACGAGGAGAAAATCTTGTCATATCTGAACGCGTTCTATAAACCTCCCGAGCCGGTTAAGGAGCCGCCTCCTCTGCCGGGCAAGGCCACCTCGGTCGAGGAGCCGTCTTTTCCAGAGGAAGCCACCGGGGACCAAAAGAAAGCGGACTTCAAGGGCTATGCGTAG
- a CDS encoding hypothetical protein (conserved protein of unknown function), whose amino-acid sequence MNTDRTTSYSTMTEAVRSLKARGFEADFEYVDGAFRIVNSERAFGGQELSIVEHHRFEGISDPDDMSVLYAVEASDGTRGTIVDAFGVYANPELGAALQNIVMKENR is encoded by the coding sequence ATGAATACTGACAGAACCACATCCTATTCCACCATGACCGAAGCCGTTCGCTCGTTGAAAGCACGTGGATTTGAAGCCGATTTCGAGTATGTGGACGGGGCGTTTCGCATAGTCAATTCGGAGCGTGCGTTTGGAGGACAGGAGTTGAGTATCGTGGAGCATCATCGGTTCGAAGGGATCAGCGATCCTGACGACATGTCGGTCCTCTATGCAGTGGAAGCATCGGACGGCACTCGTGGAACGATCGTGGACGCGTTCGGGGTCTATGCGAACCCCGAGCTCGGCGCCGCCCTCCAGAACATCGTGATGAAAGAAAATCGGTAG